GCCCGGTGTCCTTCGAGTGCAAGGTCACGCAGATCATTCAGTTGCAGCGCGCCGATGGCGAAACCGTGCCGAGCTGGCTGATTCTCGGCGAAGTGGTCGCTGTGCATATCGCCAAGTGGCTGTTGAAGGACGGGATCTACGACACCGCCGCGGCAGAACCGATTCTGCGCGGCGGCGGGCCGGCGGATTATTTCCAGTTGGGGCCAGAGGCCTTGTTCAAGATGTGGCGCCCGGGTGCGGGCAAGTAAGCACAGTTACCAGATCAGCTCGGCGTCATCAGTGACGCCCTGCAGACGTTCCAGCTCCTGGGTCGCCGCGTCGTCGGCCGCGATGGCGCCGGGGAAAACCTGATCACCCAGCAGTTTGTGGAAGCGTGGCGCACCGCCATCGACCAGGGCCTTGACCGCGATTGCCGCGTGGTAACCCTTGTTGCCGCCCAACTCGACGGGGACGACTGCGGAGACTGCTTCGAAGTGTTCAAACTCTTTACGTGCCATGGCACACATCCTGGCTCAGATGAATAAGCCGGACATTAAACCCTCAACCGGCGAGTTTGTGTATCGGTGCCGGGCATTGTCCGAGCGCCTGCGCCGCCGACACCTCTTTGAAGGTGTGGAAATCCAGGCTGTTGACCACCAGATCCTGAACCAACTCGGCAAAGATCTGCATCGACGGGCTGTTGAAATACGCGGTCATTGCCTGTTGATGGCTCCAGAAACCGGAGACCAGCCACAGGTCCGGATCGCATTGCGAATGCTGCAAGGCGAAGTTCAGGCAACCGGGGGCGTTGCGTGACGGTTCGATCAAGGCACTGAGGCGTACACCCAGTTCGGCGGAGCGTCCGGCGCGCGCTCGAACGAAGGCCATATGACT
The Pseudomonas fluorescens genome window above contains:
- a CDS encoding antibiotic biosynthesis monooxygenase family protein; amino-acid sequence: MSKQIPVSHMAFVRARAGRSAELGVRLSALIEPSRNAPGCLNFALQHSQCDPDLWLVSGFWSHQQAMTAYFNSPSMQIFAELVQDLVVNSLDFHTFKEVSAAQALGQCPAPIHKLAG